The sequence CTTTCCCAGTATTTTTGTTAATCTTTTCAAAATCTTTCTTTGTTTCAGTTACTGTGTAGCCGCTTGCTTTTAAAATATCATAAAGATCTTTTTCTTTTTTCTTCTTGTCATCACCAGTTCTATGAGCTAGTGATCCTCCAGCAAAATAGTCAAATCCACTCGTCGCCATTTGCTTACCTATTTCATAATATTGTTTTCTAGAAGTAACATTAGCATAAAATGCTGCAGGAGTTGCGTGGTTTAGTGTTACAGTTGATATAATACCTATCTTTTTGCCCTGAGCCTTCATCTTTTCAGCAACAGTAGTAACATTCTTTTGAAGATCACTTGTCTTACCTATAACACCGGAATGAGTTTTATTACCTGAGCTTATAGCTGTGGCGGTTGAAGCTGAGTCTGGACAAAAGCTTGTAGAGTCTTCTGTATTAACAAGACCAACTGTTGGAAACTTATAAAACTCTAATGGTTTTATCTCTACTTTCTTTTTGTCTCCAGTGTAGATTTGTGCAGCATTTACTTGAGCAGCCCCATACCATCACCTATAAACAAAATACATACTTAGCTTTTTAGAATTTTACTTTCAGCAAAGCTTCTTTCACCTAGGAATGAGAAACTTGATACAAAGATAGCAAGCACTAAAATTAATACAAAGAATTTAAAATTTTTCATGGAATTCTCCCTTTCTTGTGCTTATTATAATTATTATATATTAAATATAAATATGTATTGTGTAAATTTTATGTAAAAACCTCTCTACTTAATTTAGTAAAGAGGTTTAATAATATTTGTTTAATAATTTTATTCAGTTAATTTTAAAACTCATCAATTTCTTTCTTTATAGTTTCTAGTGATGCGTCAAAGAATTCTTCTTTAGTAACATCTATGCCAACTGATTTACAGCAATCTTTAATACTCATCTTGCCTGTATTTCTTAGAAGTGTATCATATTTTCTATGAAGGCATCTCCTTCCTTCTTATATACTGTATAAGCCTCTTGCAAATAAAAGTCCAAAACAATATGGGAAGTTATAATAACCAAGTCCGCTACTGTAGTAGTGGGACTTGCATATCCACATGCCTTTGTTTAACTTTTCTGGATCTAGTCCATCTTTAAATGCTTCTTTTTGTGTATTCATCATAATCTCATCGAAATCATCTGCATCTAAAGCACCATCTTTTCTTCTTCTAAACACTTCATCTTCAAACAAGAATCTTGAATATATATCAACAACTGTTTGTGCTGCTCCTGATATAATATTTTCAAGTATAAATATCTTCTCATCATTGTTCTTTGCATCTTTAAGTGCAGCGTTATAAGTTATTGTCTCAGCAAATATCGATGCAGTCTCTGCTATTGGCATAGTATAGTCTTGATTGATTGGCGCTTCTTGGAATATAACTCTTCCGTGGTAAGCGTGACCTAGTTCATGTGCAAAGGTAATCATTGAATCAAATGTGCCACCAAAGTTAGCTAAAACTCTTGATTCTTTTATAGCTGAGCAGCTTGAGCAGAAAGCGCCGCCCACTTTACCTTCTCTAGGTTCTGTATCTAACCAATTATTTTCAAAGGCATGTTTAGCAAAGTCTCCTAACTTATCTGAGAATGAATAATATTGTTTGATAACGAAGTCTTTTGCTTCTTCGAATGTATAAGTGATACTGCCCTTACCTACTGGAGCAAATGTTTCATAGTAAGGAAGCTTATCATAGCCAAGTAATTTAGCTTTTCTTTTAAAGTACTTAACAAAATCTGGTAAATACTTTCTAACTGATGACCACATTGCATCAAGAATTTCTCTGTCAAATCTTGAATCTATAAGAGTTTTTGCTAATGGACTTTCATATCCTCTTAATTCACATTCATTTATTACTTCGCCCTTTATTGAGCTAAGTGACATTGCTATTGAGTCTCTAATTTTGTCATAGCACTCTTCTTCGGCTATAAAACTTCTTCTTCTAAGGTCTTTATCGTCTTCATATTGTAAGTTTCTAATTGCTGGTAAATTTATTTCCTTTACATCTCCATCAGAAAATTCTACTTTGCTTGTAACTTTACTAGTTAAATTAGAATGAAGTCTGTTCCACTCGTATGAACCTGTTTCTTTTATACGAGCAACAGCAATCTCTACATCATCACTAAGAGAGTGCTTTGCATTTTCACATCCCTCATTTAATATAAATCTATATTCTTTTAGAGTATCCTCTTCATCAATAATCTTGTTTATATCATCAATGCTCTTTAAAAATTTGTCAAAAATTACACTAAGCTCAATAAACTCTCTGCGAACAGTTATTAGTTTAGACTTTTCATTAAGTGCTTCTTTATTGTTAACGTTTTCGCTTAAATTTAACGATACATATCCAAATAATCTTGCTGCATAATTATCAATGATATTAGCTTTGTCTACATATTTAAGTAAAACTTTCTTTTTATCATCAAAATTATTACTTATAAAAGAATTTAGATCTTTAATTTCTTTTAAAATTTTCTCATAATCTTCTTTGTACTTAGGATCACTAAATGATTTGTAATATGCGGATAAATCCCACTTCATATTCTTCCTCCTCTTTCAAAAAAGAGGGTAGCAAACGCTACCTTCTCTTAATAATTTTTATTTCCAACATTAATTCTGTTGATTGCCTTCTTAAGTGCAAGCTCTGCCTTGAATGTATCTGTGTCTTTGTCCTCTAGTTTTCTGCTTGCTCTTTCCTTTGCTCTTTCAGCTCTGTTGATGTCTATCTCATCTTCCCACTCACAAGCGTCAGATACAACAGTTATATTGTTATTTCTCACGTCAATATAACCACCAGCACAAGCTGCAACTTTTCTTTCATCTCCATCTTTAATAACAAGTCTACCAATATCAAGTATTGTTACCAAGGGAGAGTGATTAAGAAGTATTCCTACGTCTCCTTCAATTGTTCTAGCGACAAGCATATCTATATCGCCTTCAAAAAACAATTTATCAGGTGTAACAACCTTAAGATATAATTTAGTCATTATTTTGCCTCATACTCTCAGCTTTTTTAACAGCATCATCAATTGTTCCAACAAACAAGAATGCTGATTCTGGTAAATCATCGTGCTTACCATCAAGTATTTCTTCAAAACCTCTAATAGTTTCAGCTATAGGAACATATTGACCCTCTATACCTGTGAATTGCTCTGCAACTGAGAACGGTTGTGACAAGAATCTTTGTATCCTTCTTGCTCTAGCAACAGTTAATTTATCATCTTCAGATAATTCATCCATACCAAGTATTGCGATGATATCTTGAAGTTCTTTGTATCTTTGTAGTATCTCTTGAACACGTCTAGCAACTTCATAGTGTTTTTCTCCAACTACTTGTGGGTCCAATATTCTTGATGTTGAATCTAGTGGATCTACAGCTGGATATATACCTAATTCTGAAATCGAACGTGAAAGCACTGTAGTCGCATCAAGGTGTGTGAATGTTGTCGCTGGTGCAGGGTCTGTTAAGTCGTCGGCAGGAACATAAACAGCTTGTACAGATGTGATTGATCCATTCTTTGTAGATGTGATTCTCTCTTGCAATTGACCCATCTCAGTAGCTAGTGTTGGTTGATAACCTACAGCCGATGGCATTCTTCCTAGTAGTGCTGATACTTCTGAACCTGCTTGAGTAAATCTAAAGATATTATCGATAAATAGCAACACGTCTTGATGTTTTTCATCTCTGAAGTACTCAGCCATAGTTAAGCCTGTTAAAGCAACTCTCATTCTTGCTCCTGGTGGTTCATTCATTTGACCGAATACTAGTGCAGTCTTATTAATTACTCCAGACTCTTTCATTTCGTAGTAAAGGTCATTACCTTCTCTAGTTCTTTCTCCAACTCCCGCAAAAACAGAAAGTCCACCATGCTCCTTAGCGATATTATTTATTAACTCTTGTATTAATACTGTCTTACCTACACCGGCACCACCAAATAGACCTATCTTACCACCTCTTGCATATGGAGCAATAAGGTCTATAACTTTTATACCAGTTTCAAAAACTTCTCTTGTTGTGACTTGTTCATCATAAGTAGGTGCTTGTCTGTGTATTGGGTCATATCTATCATATTTAGACTTAGGATCTTCGTCAATATTCTCACCTAAAACATTAAATAGTCTTCCTAATGTTTTATCTCCAACAGGCACCTTAATAGGACTTCCTGTATCTAAAGCCTCAGCACCTCTTACTAATCCGTCAGTTGATGACATTGAAATACATCTAACTATGTCATCGCCTATGTGTTGACTTACTTCAGCTATAAGAGGCTTTCCATTAAGATCAATTTTAATCGCGTTAAGAAGGTTAGGTAGAGAATTTTGTTTAAATCTTATATCAAGAACCGGTCCAATTATTTGTACAACTTTACCAATATTTTGATTTTCCATAATTTCACCCCTTCTAATTTAATGCATTTGCACCTGAGACAATCTCAGTAATTTCTTGTGTAATTTGAGCTTGTCTTGCTCTGTTAAATTTTAAAGACAAACTCTCAAGCATATCATTAGCATTATCAGTAGCATTCTTCATAGAGTTTCTTCTAGATGCTTGTTCTGAAGCTGCTGATTCAATCATAGCTCCAAATATAGTTATGGATATATAATCCTTTACTAATCTGTTTAAAACTTCTTCAGCAGATGGTTCATACTCAATAAGTCTGTTTTCCATATTGCCATTTTATCTATTGATTCGGCTGGTAACAGTTTAACCATACTAGGCACTAAGCTAAGTACAGTAGAAAATGAGTATAAACTAATAGTACTTCATCAATTTCTTTCTTTTATATAAATCATAACAGATGTTACCAATCTTTGCAGCATTGTTAAATGAAGGTTCTTCTGAAATATATGAAAATTCTTCCACTATGCCACTGTATCTTCTTTTGAAATACTCTCTTGCTTCAACCTCAACTAGTATAAACTTAGTTCCAATCTTATCTTCTACATATGACTCAGCCTTTCTTATAACATTGATGTTATAACCGCCAGCTAAGCCTCTGTCTGATGTTAAAACAATTATAAGTCTGTTCTTTACTTCTCTCTTCTCTAATAAATCATATCTAACACCCTTTGTATTAGCAAGTATCTCTAATACTTGATTCAACAGTGTTATAATATGGCCTTGTAAGCTCAAGTTTTGTCTAGATTTACGAAGTTTTGAAGTAGATACTAATTCCATGGCTCTAGTGATTTGCTTTATATTAGATACACTTTTAATTCTTCTTTTAATTTCTTTACTTTGTTCAGCCATAATAAACCTCTAGTTAAAAGTCTTTTAAATTCTTCTATCTTAAGTTTAAGCTCTTCTTTTATTTCGTCAGTTAATTCTTTCTTTTCAAGAATTTTCTTAGCAGTTTCGCTTGAAGTGTTTTCCATATATTCTAAGAAATCTTTTCAAATGCTTTAACTCTGTCAACAGGAATATCATCAAGATATCTGTTAGTAACAGCGAATAAAATCATAACCTCTTCTTCGACTTTTAAAGGTTTATATTGTGCTTGCTTTAGTATTTCCATAATCCTTTGACCATGATTTAGTTTATCTGCAGTATCTTTATCAAGCTCAGAACCAAATTGCGCAAATGCTAACAATTCTCTGTATTGAGCAAGTTCTAGTTTAATACCGCTTGAAACTTTCTTCATAGCCTTGATTTGTGCAGCTCCACCAACACGAGATACAGATAAACCTGCATTAACAGCTGGTCTTTGTCCTGAGAAGAATAATTGTCCTTCAAGGAATATTTGTCCATCAGTTATGGAAATAACGTTTGTTGGTATATAAGCTGAAATATCTCCAGCTTGTGTTTCTATGATAGGAAGAGCTGTTATAGATCCTCCACCTAACTTATCAGATAGTTTTGCTGATCTTTCAAGTAGTCTTGAGTGTAGATAGAAAACGTCACCTGGGTAAGCTTCACGTCCTGGTGGTCTTCTAAGCAATAGAGACATTGAACGATATGCAACTGCGTGCTTTGATAAGTCATCATATATGATAAGTACGTCTTTACCTGCATACATAAATTCTTCAGCCATAGCAGTTCCTGCATATGGAGCAATATATTGTAGTGGTGCTAATTCACTTGCTGATGAACTGACTACTATAGTGTAGTCCATCGCACCATGTTCTTCAAGCACATTTACTAATTGAGCTACAGTCGAGTTCTTTTGACCGATTGCGACGTATATACATATTACATCTTGATCTTTTTGATTTATTATTGTATCGATGGCGATAGCAGTCTTACCTGTTTGTCTGTCGCCTATAATTAACTCTCTTTGTCCCCTACCTATAGGGATGATGGAGTCAATAGTTTTGATACCAGTTTGTAACGGCTCAGATACTGATTTTCTATCAATAATGCCTGGAGCATTAGCTTCTATAGGTCTGAACTTATTGCTTTCAATCTTACCCTTGCCATCTATAGCTTGACCTAGTGAATTTACAACTCTACCAATAAGCGCTTCGCCTACTGGAACTTCCACGATTCTCCCAGTTCTTTTAACTGGATCTCCTTCTTTTAAGTTCTTATCACTACCTAAAAGCACGCAACCAATATTATCTTGCTCAAGGTTTAATGCCATAGCATAAACGCCGCCAGGTAGTTCTAGTAGTTCACCAGCCATAGCATTGTCAAGTCCGTAAACTCTGGCAATACCGTCACCAACTTCAATAATAGATCCAACTTCAACCGTATCTAATTTTTGTCATAATTTTGATTAAATTTTTATAACTGAGCTAATTTCTTCTGGTTTTAACCCCATTTAGATACTCACCTCACTATTATTTATTAATTCTTTTCTTAATTCATTCAATTGACCTTTTAATGTTGAATCGATAAGTTTATCACCGATTTTAACAATAGCCCCACCTAATAAAGTCTCATCTAAAATATTGCTTAATTTTACATGTGCTTTTAATGAAGCTGTCAATTTCTCTTCATATTTTTGATTTCTTCATCACTTAATTTGTTTTAGTAATAATCGTTCCATTTACAATATTATTATCAATATCATATAAATTATTAAATTCATCTATTACTGATGATATGATATCAAATCTTTTGGCATCAATTAAAACGAGCAAAAGTTCATTGTTAATTTTGATATATTCTTTTCATATATCTTTAATAATTTCCTTTTCTCATTTTTGATAGTAAAGGGTGATTAAATACTTCCATCAATCTAGGATTTGAATCAATAGTTTCTTTAATTAAATTTAGCTCCTCATAAACTAATTTAAGACAATCATCTTCTTTAGATGCTTCAAACATAGACTTTGCATATAAAGTAGTAGCTAATTCTTCCATTGTCCATTACCTACTTCTTCTATAGACTTTTCTATGATATCCTTGTCTTTCTTTGTGCTAATATTCTCACCAATTAGTTTTTCTGCAGCTAAAATAGCAATATTTACCATATCGCCTTTTAATTCATCCATTGCCATTGACTTTTTATTAGCAAGTTCTTTATCAGCTTTCTCCATAATTTTTCTAGACTCTTCTTTAGCATCACTAACAGACTTATTAACGATATCATCTGCTCTCTTCTTTGCTTGATCAACAATATCGTTTGCTTCCTTTTTCGCTTCTTTCAATTTAAGCTCATAGTCTCTTAATGCTACTTGAGACTTCAAATTATTTTTCTCGCTATCTTCAATGTTCTTCATTATATAATCTTGTCTTTTCTTTAGTAAATCTTTTATAGGATAGTATAAAAATTTACGCAAAATGAAATATAAAACGAGAGTGGCTGTAAGCTGAACAAGCATATTGACTAAATTAAAGTCAACGCTTACATTTAAGCCTTCCATAATAAACTATACTAAAGGCTTAACTAGGATAAGAATTAGGGCAATAACTAGTGAATAAATACCTGTTGTTTCGGCAACAGCTTGTCCTAAAATCATTGTTTGAATGATATCACCTTTAGCTTCTGGTTGTCTACCTACTGCTTCAGCACCCTTACTTGCTGCAATACCTTGACCGATACCAGGGCCTAAACCTGCTATCATTGCTATACCAGCTCCTAAAGCTGACATACCTAAAATAAAATCGTGACCTGAAATTCCTTGCATTTAAAATTTCTCCTTTCAAAATTAATTTTCTTCTTGTCCCATACCCATTGCAATGTAAATCATTGTTATCATTGCGAATATGAAAGTTTGCAACACACCTGAGAATACATCAAAGTAGATGTGAAACCATGGTGCTACTATTGGTGTAAGTAAATTACTTACAAAGCCTAGCGCAGCATATACAAGAGCCATAATTAACGAACCACTTACAATATTACCAAATAAACGGAATGAAAGCGATATTGGAAGCGCAATATCACCAATAATGTTTATCGGGAACAGTATAAAGATTGGCTCGAAATAACCTTTTATGGAATCTTTTAAGCCGTTAACTTTTATCTTGTTATAATGTATCAAAACAAAAGTTATTAGCGCTAATGTGAGTGTAACATTTAGATCTGATGTTGGAGGTTTAAATCCAAATAAACCCATCAGATTTGAAGTCAATAAAAACATCATCAAGCTAAGAATGTATGGTGAAAAGCCTTCTCTGTTCTTGCCCATAGTTTGTTCGATTAGTGAATCTATTGATGTTACAGCAAGCTCTAGAACGCTAACTAGTCCAGATGGTCTAGCTTTATAGTCGGTTTTCTTTATCTTTCCATAAGCGATAAAAATAAATACTAGTAAAGCCATGACAACTATAACAGAGTTGATAACGCTTGGTGTCAACGAATATACATTCTTACCTATCTGAAAGCTTATCGACAATTCCATCTTATTACCCCTTTTCTTTATTCAAATCTAGTGATTTGTGAAATTATTTACCAATCCTAAACACTTCAACTATAATTATCGAAAATTTAATCATGGTAAAGCCAATTGCAGTTGTATAAAATTAAAATTTGGATTTTATATGCTGCATATAATATTAAACCATATATGATGAGTCTTAAATAATAATTATTAGTAGTAAATCTCTTGCTTGATTGTGCATCCTTCTCTACAGCCTTCATAGCATTTCTATACATTAACCTAAAGAATAATATACTTATTAAGGTGCCTAAGTATAGCCCCAAAAGTAAATCCTTTCTTAAGCCATAAAGTATTAAAATTGCTAAGCTTAAAAGTAAAGCTAAGATTGCTGCTACTCTTATATACTTAAACGTAAAATCCTTATCATTTCTCATCATTATTTTCTCTTTATTATCTTTCTCTTTATTATCTTTCTTCTTAAAATAATACTTAACACTTCTATAGAAATTGTAAAAGCCTGCCGCTACACCTATTATAATAAAACAATAGAAAATACGCCATTCGTCCTAAATAATTTATCCAGTCCATAGCCGATAAGATACGAAATAACAATGCTCGATACTATATCTATGCCTATCTGACCAACTAAGGCTAGAGGCTTTTAATTTTCTATCATAATATCACCTTATTCATAAGCCTTCAGTGCTCCAACCATATCTGTTTTCTTTAACTTTTATGAACTATAAGCATAACCATAAATATAAATAAATAAGTTAGAACTGCTGAGACTATATAGTTATACCACTGAATATTTGATACAAGTTGAATATTGCTTGGTGTGATGTATTCAAGTATAAGATGCGTTAATCCAATACCTCCTGCATATCCAAGTAAAATTCTAATGTAGACAGAAGTATTGTCTCTGTAAATATAGCTTGTTAGCTCTCTTGGATAGAAACCTAAAACTCTTAAAGTTGCAACCTCTCTGATTCTTTCAGATATGTTAACATTGTTTAAATTATATAATACTACAAAAGCAAGTGTTGCTGATGGGTAAGTATAATAAGTAATATTACATAGTTAAGATTAGATAGCCAGTCATTTGCTACACTTATTGTTTTAGATACATCAAAACATACATAACGCTGTCAATTTTATTAAGATTTTAATAAAATTATCTTTAAGTTCTTTATTGTCTGAGTTAAGTTTGATTATGTCTGCATTATCTTCATATTTTTATTAAAAGCTTCTCATAATAATCTTTACTCATGTATGCATAATGTCCCAAATAGTTTTCATTACTGTTAACAACATGCATTGTGTAATATTTATTGTTTGAATCTCTAAGCTCTATGTCATCGCCTGGTTCTTTATGGATAGACTCTAATAACTTTTATTAATAATTATGCCTTCTTTAGGAATTTCTATCTTTTATTTTTTTTATTTAGTAAGTGTACATAATTATCAAATTTATCCTCATCATTTATAACCATAAGAACAACATTTTGATCCGGCATATCAACTGTGTCGGCAATAAGGCTTTCTGTTCTAATAGTCATTCTATCTTTAATATCTGTATTGTTGTCGATAAATTTAGTATATTCCTTAAGTTGATATTTAGAGAAGTCTTTATCATAATTAACTATAATGTCATAATTAAATATCCTGCCATATTGTCTATCTATAACTTGTGCAA comes from Fenollaria sporofastidiosus and encodes:
- the atpF gene encoding F0F1 ATP synthase subunit B, translating into MEGLNVSVDFNLVNMLVQLTATLVLYFILRKFLYYPIKDLLKKRQDYIMKNIEDSEKNNLKSQVALRDYELKLKEAKKEANDIVDQAKKRADDIVNKSVSDAKEESRKIMEKADKELANKKSMAMDELKGDMVNIAILAAEKLIGENISTKKDKDIIEKSIEEVGNGQWKN
- a CDS encoding F0F1 ATP synthase subunit epsilon, coding for MTKLYLKVVTPDKLFFEGDIDMLVARTIEGDVGILLNHSPLVTILDIGRLVIKDGDERKVAACAGGYIDVRNNNITVVSDACEWEDEIDINRAERAKERASRKLEDKDTDTFKAELALKKAINRINVGNKNY
- a CDS encoding ATP synthase subunit I, yielding MMRNDKDFTFKYIRVAAILALLLSLAILILYGLRKDLLLGLYLGTLISILFFRLMYRNAMKAVEKDAQSSKRFTTNNYYLRLIIYGLILYAAYKIQILILYNCNWLYHD
- a CDS encoding alkaline phosphatase — protein: MYTGDKKKVEIKPLEFYKFPTVGLVNTEDSTSFCPDSASTATAISSGNKTHSGVIGKTSDLQKNVTTVAEKMKAQGKKIGIISTVTLNHATPAAFYANVTSRKQYYEIGKQMATSGFDYFAGGSLAHRTGDDKKKKEKDLYDILKASGYTVTETKKDFEKINKNTGKVFAVTERIQDDGAMPYTLDQKKGDMTLRDTLRKAIEVLDNDKGFFIMAEAGKIDWACHANDALSSIHEVLALDDAVQEAIAFYKKHPDETLILVTADHETGGLSLGYQGTGYDTHFEIFDKQN
- a CDS encoding F0F1 ATP synthase subunit delta translates to MLVLIDAKRFDIISSVIDEFNNLYDIDNNIVNGTIITKTN
- the atpD gene encoding F0F1 ATP synthase subunit beta; protein product: MENQNIGKVVQIIGPVLDIRFKQNSLPNLLNAIKIDLNGKPLIAEVSQHIGDDIVRCISMSSTDGLVRGAEALDTGSPIKVPVGDKTLGRLFNVLGENIDEDPKSKYDRYDPIHRQAPTYDEQVTTREVFETGIKVIDLIAPYARGGKIGLFGGAGVGKTVLIQELINNIAKEHGGLSVFAGVGERTREGNDLYYEMKESGVINKTALVFGQMNEPPGARMRVALTGLTMAEYFRDEKHQDVLLFIDNIFRFTQAGSEVSALLGRMPSAVGYQPTLATEMGQLQERITSTKNGSITSVQAVYVPADDLTDPAPATTFTHLDATTVLSRSISELGIYPAVDPLDSTSRILDPQVVGEKHYEVARRVQEILQRYKELQDIIAILGMDELSEDDKLTVARARRIQRFLSQPFSVAEQFTGIEGQYVPIAETIRGFEEILDGKHDDLPESAFLFVGTIDDAVKKAESMRQNND
- a CDS encoding M3 family oligoendopeptidase, with the protein product MKWDLSAYYKSFSDPKYKEDYEKILKEIKDLNSFISNNFDDKKKVLLKYVDKANIIDNYAARLFGYVSLNLSENVNNKEALNEKSKLITVRREFIELSVIFDKFLKSIDDINKIIDEEDTLKEYRFILNEGCENAKHSLSDDVEIAVARIKETGSYEWNRLHSNLTSKVTSKVEFSDGDVKEINLPAIRNLQYEDDKDLRRRSFIAEEECYDKIRDSIAMSLSSIKGEVINECELRGYESPLAKTLIDSRFDREILDAMWSSVRKYLPDFVKYFKRKAKLLGYDKLPYYETFAPVGKGSITYTFEEAKDFVIKQYYSFSDKLGDFAKHAFENNWLDTEPREGKVGGAFCSSCSAIKESRVLANFGGTFDSMITFAHELGHAYHGRVIFQEAPINQDYTMPIAETASIFAETITYNAALKDAKNNDEKIFILENIISGAAQTVVDIYSRFLFEDEVFRRRKDGALDADDFDEIMMNTQKEAFKDGLDPEKLNKGMWICKSHYYSSGLGYYNFPYCFGLLFARGLYSI
- a CDS encoding FtsX-like permease family protein — encoded protein: MTYYTYPSATLAFVVLYNLNNVNISERIREVATLRVLGFYPRELTSYIYRDNTSVYIRILLGYAGGIGLTHLILEYITPSNIQLVSNIQWYNYIVSAVLTYLFIFMVMLIVHKS
- a CDS encoding F0F1 ATP synthase subunit delta codes for the protein MTASLKAHVKLSNILDETLLGGAIVKIGDKLIDSTLKGQLNELRKELINNSEVSI
- a CDS encoding AtpZ/AtpI family protein; protein product: MGIDIVSSIVISYLIGYGLDKLFRTNGVFSIVLL
- a CDS encoding F0F1 ATP synthase subunit delta; translation: MEELATTLYAKSMFEASKEDDCLKLVYEELNLIKETIDSNPRLMEVFNHPLLSKMRKGNY
- the atpB gene encoding F0F1 ATP synthase subunit A; the encoded protein is MELSISFQIGKNVYSLTPSVINSVIVVMALLVFIFIAYGKIKKTDYKARPSGLVSVLELAVTSIDSLIEQTMGKNREGFSPYILSLMMFLLTSNLMGLFGFKPPTSDLNVTLTLALITFVLIHYNKIKVNGLKDSIKGYFEPIFILFPINIIGDIALPISLSFRLFGNIVSGSLIMALVYAALGFVSNLLTPIVAPWFHIYFDVFSGVLQTFIFAMITMIYIAMGMGQEEN
- the atpE gene encoding ATP synthase F0 subunit C translates to MQGISGHDFILGMSALGAGIAMIAGLGPGIGQGIAASKGAEAVGRQPEAKGDIIQTMILGQAVAETTGIYSLVIALILILVKPLV